Part of the Leptotrichia massiliensis genome, CTTGAAGGCATAAAAGCCAGATAGTTTCCTACATTTAGCTGAACAGGATATTTATCCCCATTTCCTGATATTATTCTATAGCTTATATAATCGGGGTTATTTGACATTCTAAATGAAAATTTTTCAAAATTGTTAAAACTTTCTTTATTTCCAGCGTTTAATGTGAAACTTAGTAAAATAGCGATTAACAGCATAAATTTTAATAATATATTTTTTTTCATAAAAATCTCCTAAATTTATAGTAATTTTAGTTTAAAACGAGAGTAAGAAGTTAGACTCATCTATAAAGTTATTTTTTTTATATATTTTTTTCAATCTCAAAAAGACTAACTATCATTTTAAAACTTCGTAAAAAAAGGAGTTAATTCAAAATTTAATTTGAAAAAACCCCTAAAAATTTTTAAAGATTATTGTTGATTTGCGATTATAGCAATTTCTACTCTTCTGTTTTGAGCTCTTCCAGCTTCTGTCGAATTACTTGCGATTGGTTGTTTGCTTCCATACCCACGTGAAGTTATTCTTGAGCTTGAAATACCTTGTGACTCAAGGTAAGATTCTACTGAATTTGCACGATTTACAGAAAGTGGATTGTTAATTGCATCATTTCCTGTTGTGTCTGTGTGTCCTGATACTACGATTGTTGAATCAGGGTAAGTCTTTAATACAGTTGCTACTGAATCTAGTGTATTTCTAAATTGTGGTTTAATTACATAACTGTTTATATCAAAAGTAATATTTTCAGGTGCTGTTAATTTAATTTCACCTTCTCCAGTTCTTTTTACGTCTACTCCAGTTCCTTTTAATTTATTTCTTAATTCTTTTTCTTGTCTATCAAAAATATTTCCAATAGCTGCTCCAACTGCAGCTCCTCCAGCTGTACCAATTAATGTACCTTTTGTATCTTTTCCTATAGCCTGTCCGATTACAGCTCCCGCAGCCGCTCCAATTCCTGCACCGATTCCAGTTTTGCTAACTTTTCTCGTTCCATCAGTAGCAGTTGTACAAGAAACTACTGTTAATAATGATAACAGAATAATTGCTAATACTTTTTTCATATTGACTCCTCCTTAATAAGAAAATATTTATTTTCAATATATTGTACTATATTATTCTATTATTTAAGTTTATTTTCACTTTGAAAATGTTGTATTTAAATGTGTTTGATATGCTTCAATGTATAGAAATTTTCTTAACTTTTTAGTATTACATAAATTGCAATATGTGTCCAAAATGATTCCATAGTCAGGTACAGGCTCTCTCTTGAAGAAATTCACGGCGAAGTTGACACAGTTTGTATTTAATTAATGAAGTAATAAGATTGGGAATAGACTACATTCATAACTCCTTTGAGGAAATTGAGCCTATGCTAGCAAAGCCTATAGAGGACAGTCAATTATTAAAGTTATAAAATCCGGTATAGATGGTAGAGCATTATTAATTGGAGTAGGAGACATAACAAGTGCTGATAAAATATTTGAAACTAGCAAATATCTAGATTTATTAGCATTAGCTTTGTTAATAATAGACACTGACACAAAAAATAAAATATCCGAAGGCAAAGAAAATAGAATAACATTAGATTTGTTAATAAAAGAAAGAGATAAATAATTTTAAAAATAGAGGGTGTCTCATAAAGTACAAAATTTATATTGATTATATATTTTATTATTTTTATAGAATCAATCAAAGATACTATTTTTGATTTTCCTAAATATATAATATTCATGTTAATTAAAATTATTTTGACTTATGAGACACCTTTTTTGAAATTAGTAGTTATCATTTTTTATATCGTTCAGTAAGTTTTTGTGTTCTTTTAATAAATCTTTTAAAAGTAATTGATTTACAATTTTATAAATTTTTTTTATGTCTGAATTATATGATTTTTCTAATTTTGAATATTTTTTCAATATTTGTTTTATTTCAGTTATTTCATTTTTTATGTCTTTTTGATTTTTCAAAATATCATCTAATTTTTTATTTATTTTCTTGCCTTCATTTTTTGGAAAAAATAAAAATTCTCCCATTAGTTCTTTTCTGCTTCTCAATTTATTCACCACCTAAATTTAAAATTTTTCCCAATAAATTTATTTCATTCAACAAATTTCCATAATAATTTTTTAACTGTGTTCTTTCATTGTCATCTTTTTCTAAACTTGCTAATATTTTCTCTGTTTCATTCTTAGAAGTCATCAAAGTATTTTTTCTATTTGTCATGTATTCTGAAAGTTTTCCAGAAATAAAATTTTGCTGTTCTTTTGTAAAATCAGATAATTCACATAGCAATGTATTATTTGCCTTTGTAACAGTATCTACTGCTAAGTCTCTTAATTTGTCATTTTTTTTATTCCCTTTGTCAAGTTTAAGAATATCTAGCAATTTATTATTATTTAACGAAAAAGTATTGGATATTTGTTTTGAATATATTTTATTTAGGCTTTTATTTATATTTTTAGTATTACTTTTAAAACTTTCAAATACAAAATTATCTATTATTGGTTTGTCTGATGCTTTGTTAATTTCAGAAAGTTTTTCTTCTATTGTGTAAAAATTTGCTTTTATTATATTTTGTGCTAATTTATCATATTCTTCTGCTTCTTTACTATATCCTTGTATACATTTTTCCAACAATTCATTTACTTTTTTAGTTTCATCAACGGTTGCTGTGCTTGAATTATAACTTGGGGTATCACCTAAATTAAATATTTTTTCAGCTAACCACCCTATTACTCTACCTGTACCGCCAAACAACAATCCTCCAACCGCTTTGAGAGCTCCTCCAATTGCAGACCAAAATCCCATAATTTCTCCTCCTTATTTATCTATTTTAATTTTCTTAATACCTTTTTCTAACTCTTTAAAATTATTTTCAAGTTTCCCAAAGTCTAAATTGAAACTGTCTGTTGTTTCTTTTATTTTTTGTTCAAGGCTGGCATTTATTTTTTCAAGTTCTTCAATTTTACGTCTTTCTTCTTCCACTTTTTTATTCAGTTCTTCAGAAGTTCTTTCTAAGTCGTCTTTTTTCTCAGTTAAAATATTTTTGTAATTATTTCTAAAATTGTTTATTTCTTCTACTAAAATTTTATATTGTTCAACAAAGTCTGTAATCATTGAGTTATTAAAATCTTGAAGTAATTCATTTTGTATAATTTTATTAACTTTCTCAATTTGTGAAAAGTCGATAATTCTTTTTTTCAATTCTACCAGCATTTCTTCTGTATATTTATTTTCTGCTATCAAATCAATAATTTTGCCTGCTTCATCAAAATTTATTAATTTTTTATTTGTTAATTTTAAAATAGTCTCACGGTTAAAAGTGTCATTTAATTTTAATGCTTCTGAATATGCAAAAGAACTTATTCCCAACAAATGGTTAATTGCTGTTGATGTATTTCCGTAGCATTCTTCTTTTTTTAGAATATCAATCCACAAGGCTCTTTGTTCTTTCCAATCCTCAATAGAATTCATAATGTCAATTTGAGTCCCTAAAATATAAACTTTATCTTTTTTGTATCTTGCTTTTGAAAATACTTTTGTAATTGTTAAAAATTCTTCATTTCGTAATGTTTTTGCATTTACACATACAATTATAGCATTAGCATTATCAATGTAGTCTCTTGTTATTTTTGAACGGTAATCTATAACATCATTTAGTCCAGGAGTATCTACTAAACATATTTGAGGTGGCAATTTTAAATCATTTATACCAATTTCAAGTTCTTTAACAAAGTAATGTTCCTTATGCCTTGAAGAAGTCCAACGTGAAATTTCTTTTTTCATTTCTTCAATACTGTCAAATTCTTCGTATATATCTTTTTTATTAAGTAATGAATTTTTAACTTCATCAGCATTTAGTTGGTTATATTCCTCAATAAATGTCGTAGCTTTTTTTTCAACAGCATTATTCCAAATTTTATCCCAATCATTTTTTGTATAAAATTTTATTTTTAGACAATTTTTTTCAGAATATTTAAATTTT contains:
- a CDS encoding dynamin family protein produces the protein MIKLELEKFVKDNSAKLIQIHWNDMLNDYAKNIVLSKTVLNNLSKEEFFKEETSFFESINNRINDYIENIKNPSYQIAIVGAIKAGKSTLINALIGHELASTNVTPETATLTKFKYSEKNCLKIKFYTKNDWDKIWNNAVEKKATTFIEEYNQLNADEVKNSLLNKKDIYEEFDSIEEMKKEISRWTSSRHKEHYFVKELEIGINDLKLPPQICLVDTPGLNDVIDYRSKITRDYIDNANAIIVCVNAKTLRNEEFLTITKVFSKARYKKDKVYILGTQIDIMNSIEDWKEQRALWIDILKKEECYGNTSTAINHLLGISSFAYSEALKLNDTFNRETILKLTNKKLINFDEAGKIIDLIAENKYTEEMLVELKKRIIDFSQIEKVNKIIQNELLQDFNNSMITDFVEQYKILVEEINNFRNNYKNILTEKKDDLERTSEELNKKVEEERRKIEELEKINASLEQKIKETTDSFNLDFGKLENNFKELEKGIKKIKIDK
- a CDS encoding OmpA family protein; translation: MKKVLAIILLSLLTVVSCTTATDGTRKVSKTGIGAGIGAAAGAVIGQAIGKDTKGTLIGTAGGAAVGAAIGNIFDRQEKELRNKLKGTGVDVKRTGEGEIKLTAPENITFDINSYVIKPQFRNTLDSVATVLKTYPDSTIVVSGHTDTTGNDAINNPLSVNRANSVESYLESQGISSSRITSRGYGSKQPIASNSTEAGRAQNRRVEIAIIANQQ